One window from the genome of Lachancea thermotolerans CBS 6340 chromosome B complete sequence encodes:
- the PXR1 gene encoding telomerase inhibitor (some similarities with uniprot|P53335 Saccharomyces cerevisiae YGR280C PXR1 Protein with a role in maturation of rRNAs and small nucleolar RNAs required for cell viability) yields the protein MGLAATKNKQKLGLDPRNTAWSNDTSRFGHKHLEKMGWRPGSGLGMMPNATTTHVKVSIKDDNLGLGAKLRKKDKADEFDSGECAGLDAFQRLLGRLNGKEDSVSNELDIQKKQNIINGKWGIHFVKGDVLASTWDAKTKTLKLYSNESTKRKLDSEDEEYPSSRESKRSKKSKESRKSDKKKDVSEEDKETVKKGDKSRKDKDKKLKKDGDTKDKKEKRVKKEKKDKKDKKDKHKMKKTEDKKQKHKKSEKDRDEKHKNKKDKKREYKSSKSNKVSRESMLKPRDPQENAIASRLSVRSKWIKQKRAAVMDAQALNEIFMVTTQ from the coding sequence ATGGGTCTAGCGGCAACAAAGAATAAACAAAAGCTGGGGCTCGACCCTAGAAACACAGCGTGGAGTAACGATACTTCACGCTTCGGTCACAAGCATCTCGAAAAGATGGGCTGGAGGCCCGGTTCCGGTTTAGGAATGATGCCAAATGCAACCACAACACACGTCAAAGTGTCTATCAAAGACGACAACCTCGGGCTTGGAGCGAAATTACGCAAGAAAGATAAAGCTGATGAATTCGATAGCGGTGAATGCGCAGGTTTGGATGCCTTCCAGCGCCTTTTGGGGAGACTCAATGGGAAGGAAGATTCTGTGTCAAACGAGCTAGATatccaaaagaagcaaaacATAATCAACGGAAAGTGGGGGATTCATTTTGTCAAGGGTGACGTCTTAGCAAGTACATGGGACGCCAAAACTAAGACGTTAAAATTATACAGTAACGAAAGCACCAAGAGAAAGCTTGATagcgaagatgaagaataTCCGAGTTCTAGAGAGAGCAAAAGGAGCAAAAAGAGTAAAGAGAGTCGAAAAAGcgacaaaaagaaggacgTGAGCGAAGAGGACAAGGAAACTGTCAAAAAAGGCGATAAGAGCAGGAAGgacaaagacaagaaaCTTAAGAAGGACGGGGATACtaaagacaagaaagagaagagagtcaagaaggagaagaaagataagaaggacaagaaggacaagcataagatgaaaaaaaccgaagacaaaaaacagaagcacaagaagagcgagaagGACCGCGACGAGAAAcacaaaaataaaaaagacaaaaagcgAGAGTACAAGAGCAGCAAATCGAACAAGGTTAGTCGTGAGTCCATGTTGAAGCCAAGAGAtcctcaagaaaatgcTATCGCGTCAAGGCTCTCAGTTCGTTCAAAATGGATCAAGCAAAAACGTGCAGCAGTTATGGATGCTCAGGCTTTAAACGAAATTTTTATGGTGACCACCCAATAA
- a CDS encoding KLTH0B09812p (similar to uniprot|P22146 Saccharomyces cerevisiae YMR307W GAS1 Beta-1.3-glucanosyltransferase required for cell wall assembly localizes to the cell surface via a glycosylphosphatidylinositol (GPI) anchor) produces the protein MRFATSSLLLSLLSVLQLALADGNDTTPAIEVKGNKFFFSNNGSQFYMKGVAYQADTANSTAGDEDTIVDPLADYETCSRDLPYLLGVHTNVVRVYALNTSLDHSKCMNAFADAGIYVIADLSEPSESINRDSPAWTLDLYERYTSVVDAVANYSNVLGFFAGNEVTNNKSNTNASPFVKAAIRDTKKYMKDKGYRNIPVGYSSNDDEETRVSMADYFACGDDDVKADFYGINMYEWCGSSTFQSSGYEDRTKEFSNLSIPAFFSEYGCNESPPRKFQEVEALYGDDMTDVWSGGIVYMYFEEANKYGLVSTSGNTVKTLDDYNNLKKEIASVSPSSVNKNSYTPSTTSLKCPATGTNWNASTELPPTPDKDVCDCLKSSLSCVLADDVESKDYGDLFSYLCDKIGCDEITADGSAGNYGEYSFCDADIKLSFLLDKYYQKNGKNKSDCSFSGSASLASSTSQASSCQAKLSSATASAKSTGSSNSNSSGSSASSSNSSSSASSSSNSKKSGGIQVKPASPAGLWLVAIMVASASVGLGSIVF, from the coding sequence ATGAGGTTTGCTACATCTTCGTTACTACTCTCTCTCTTATCGGTGCTTCAGCTGGCTCTTGCCGATGGAAACGATACCACCCCTGCCATCGAGGTCAAAGGCAAcaagttctttttctcaaacaaTGGTTCCCAATTCTACATGAAAGGTGTTGCTTACCAGGCCGACACCGCGAACTCAACCGCAGGTGATGAAGACACCATTGTTGACCCCCTGGCCGATTATGAAACTTGTTCCAGGGATCTTCCATACCTGCTTGGCGTCCACACAAACGTTGTGCGCGTATACGCCCTCAATACAAGTCTGGACCACAGCAAATGTATGAATGCTTTCGCCGATGCGGGGATATATGTTATTGCTGACTTGTCCGAACCCTCGGAATCCATTAACCGCGACTCACCTGCGTGGACTCTCGATCTTTACGAGAGATACACTAGTGTCGTAGATGCGGTCGCTAACTACTCTAACGTGTTGGGATTCTTTGCGGGTAACGAAGTTACCAACAACAAGTCCAATACCAATGCCTCGCCCTTTGTGAAGGCTGCCATTAGAGATACGAAGAAATACATGAAGGACAAGGGATACAGAAATATTCCAGTTGGATACTCTTCAAatgatgacgaagaaacaAGAGTAAGTATGGCCGACTACTTTGCTTGCGGAGATGATGATGTCAAAGCAGACTTCTACGGTATTAATATGTATGAGTGGTGCGGATCTTCAACTTTCCAATCTTCTGGTTACGAGGACAGAACCAAAGAGTTTTCCAATCTCAGCATCCCTGCATTTTTCTCAGAGTACGGCTGCAACGAATCTCCTCCAagaaagtttcaagaagttgaagctttatATGGTGATGATATGACTGATGTATGGTCGGGTGGTATCGTCTACATGTATTTTGAGGAAGCAAACAAATATGGGTTGGTATCAACATCTGGAAACACAGTGAAAACTTTAGATGATTACAACAACCTAAAGAAAGAGATCGCTTCTGTTTCCCCATCTTCGGTCAACAAAAACTCTTACACTCCCAGCACAACATCTTTGAAGTGTCCTGCAACTGGTACGAACTGGAATGCATCCACTGAGCTTCCGCCAACTCCTGACAAAGACGTGTGCGACtgtttgaagagctcgctCTCTTGCGTGCTGGCAGATGACGTTGAATCAAAGGATTATGGAGATTTATTTTCGTATTTGTGCGACAAAATTGGTTGTGATGAAATTACAGCTGACGGTTCTGCTGGAAATTATGGCGAGTATTCGTTCTGTGACGCTGATATCAAGCTTTCGTTCTTGTTAGACAAGTATTACCAGAAAAATGGCAAGAACAAGTCTGACTGTTCCTTCAGTGGTTCAGCATCTTTGGCATCCTCTACTAGCCAAGCCTCATCCTGCCAAGCTAAGCTGTCTTCTGCGACAGCCAGTGCTAAATCAACTGGCTCTTCGAATTCCAATAGCTCTGGTAGCTCTGCATCCTCCTCTAACTCCAGTTCATCAgcttcgtcatcatctAACAGCAAGAAAAGTGGGGGCATCCAAGTTAAGCCAGCCTCACCAGCTGGCCTCTGGTTGGTAGCAATCATGGTTGCATCGGCCAGCGTTGGGCTTGGCTCTATAGTGTTTTAA
- a CDS encoding KLTH0B09834p (similar to uniprot|P22146 Saccharomyces cerevisiae YMR307W GAS1 Beta-1.3-glucanosyltransferase required for cell wall assembly localizes to the cell surface via a glycosylphosphatidylinositol (GPI) anchor) produces MLFRKITALSVASLLTSRVVADDLPAIEVKGNKFFFSNNGSQFYMKGIAYQQDTANTTSGESFNDPLADYETCSRDIPYMQAVDTNTIRVYALNNSLDHTKCMQALNDAGIYVIADLSQPSQSINRDDPAWDLELYKRYTDVIDAMHNYTNILGFFAGNEVTNNKSNTAASAFVKAAIRDCKKYIKDKGYRDIPVGYSTNDDEETRVSMADYFACGDEDVRADFYGINMYEWCGSSTFQSSGYEDRTKEFSNLTIPIFFSEYGCIESRPRKFQEVGTLYSDDMTDVWSGGIVYMYFEEANNYGLVSVSGDKVSTLSDYSYYSEEIKSVSPTSVNSKTYTVSNATLSCPATNSNWKAATSLPPTPNQQVCECMSGSLSCVVADDVDEDDYQDLFDYVCGVISCDGITASGSNGTYGSYSFCDAKSKLSFVLNKYYESNGSSKSACSFSGSASLQTASTASTCSSILSQIGSQGTGSATGLSSATGVSSISTGSNSGSKSGSSSSSSSSSSSDKKNAASTNSPKSVAQILLTAFVAIGATAGVGFVIA; encoded by the coding sequence ATGTTGTTTCGCAAGATTACAGCCCTGTCAGTAGCGTCGCTGTTGACAAGTCGCGTTGTGGCCGACGATCTGCCTGCTATCGAGGTCAAGGGTAAcaagttctttttctcgaacAATGGCTCCCAGTTTTACATGAAGGGTATTGCTTACCAGCAAGACACAGCCAACACAACCAGCGGCGAGAGTTTCAACGATCCGCTCGCTGACTACGAGACCTGTTCCAGAGATATCCCATACATGCAGGCTGTGGACACCAACACCATCCGTGTGTATGCCTTGAACAATTCTTTGGACCACACCAAGTGTATGCAAGCTTTGAATGACGCTGGTATCTATGTTATTGCAGACCTATCTCAGCCTTCTCAATCCATCAACAGAGACGACCCTGCTTGGGATCTTGAGCTGTACAAGCGTTACACTGACGTCATTGATGCCATGCACAACTACACCAACATCTTGGGTTTCTTCGCCGGTAACGAAGTCACCAACAACAAATCGAACACTGCTGCCTCCGCCTTCGTTAAGGCCGCTATCAGAGACTGCAAAAAATACATCAAGGACAAGGGCTACAGAGACATTCCTGTCGGTTACTCCACAAACGATGATGAGGAAACTAGAGTCAGCATGGCCGACTACTTCGCTTGCGGAGATGAAGACGTCAGAGCCGACTTCTACGGTATTAACATGTATGAGTGGTGTGGCTCTTCTACTTTCCAGTCTTCCGGTTACGAGGACAGAACCAAAGAGTTTTCCAACTTGACTATTCctatcttcttctctgaGTATGGTTGCATAGAAAGCAGACCAAGAAAGTTCCAAGAAGTCGGTACTCTTTACAGTGATGACATGACTGACGTGTGGTCCGGTGGTATCGTCTACATGTACTTCGAGGAAGCCAACAACTACGGCCTTGTGTCCGTCTCTGGCGACAAAGTTAGCACATTGTCTGACTACAGCTACTACTCTGAGGAGATCAAGAGCGTCTCCCCAACCTCTGTTAACTCTAAGACTTACACTGTCTCGAATGCGACTTTGTCGTGCCCTGCCACAAACTCGAACTGGAAGGCTGCTACCAGCTTGCCTCCAACTCCTAACCAGCAAGTGTGCGAGTGTATGTCTGGTTCCTTGTCTTGCGTCGTTGCCGATGATGTTGACGAGGATGACTACCAGGACCTGTTTGACTACGTTTGTGGTGTCATTTCTTGCGACGGCATCACTGCCAGCGGATCTAACGGCACTTATGGATCTTACTCCTTCTGCGATGCCAAGTCtaagctttcttttgtcCTGAACAAATACTATGAGAGCAACGGTTCCAGCAAGTCTGCTTGTAGCTTCAGTGGCTCCGCTTCTCTGCAAACCGCAAGCACCGCCTCCACCTGCTCTTCTATCTTGAGCCAAATCGGTTCTCAAGGCACTGGCTCCGCCACTGGTTTGTCTTCCGCTACCGGCGTTAGTTCCATCAGCACCGGTTCCAACTCTGGCTCTAAGTCTGGgtcctcgagctcttcatcttcctcaagctcctcGGACAAAAAGAACGCTGCCTCAACAAACTCTCCTAAGTCTGTCGCTCAGATACTGCTGACTGCCTTTGTGGCCATCGGTGCCACCGCTGGCGTTGGCTTTGTTATCGCTTAA
- the FKS3 gene encoding putative 1,3-beta-D-glucan synthase (similar to uniprot|Q04952 Saccharomyces cerevisiae YMR306W FKS3 Protein of unknown function has similarity to 1,3-beta-D-glucan synthase catalytic subunits Fks1p and Gsc2p) has product MEDEQFSAWYHDGEAPVTRTELRDIFDDLARKFGFQQSSKENMQQHMLAQLDSRARRSSARTALTSLHASYIGGDEANFKKWYFAAQLDLDEEIGFQNLKLHGKARKRNLKHAKERGVSIEEQIRLWKEQEEEFANSHPKLPFTQTQPKINESFATADYKWKLRMRDLEPGQMARQLALYFLCWGEANQIRFTPECLCFIFKCALDHDVSEADVCQASKPEFSYLDDIITPLYRFLRSQVYHVDETNGKMTRLEKDHKDIIGYDDVNQLFWYPEGIERLVLESGERLIDKPSHERYLSLKDVLWSKAFYKTYKETRTWMHCATNFNRIWIIHLSTFWFFTSFNAPTLYTKDYVQLLNNPPTRQARLSAVALGGTLTCIIQIVATLFEWSFVPRKWPGGQHLTRRMIALLVCLAINFAPSVYVFGFFDLDVHSTYAYTASIIQLIIAIVTTFFFAIRPLGGLFESYLFKGRKKRRYTSSQTFTAQFPKLMGRSRWFSWGLWFFVFLGKFIESYFFLTLSLRDPIRVLSIMDMSRCNGDSLLGSHLCRLQPKITLIIMILTDLVLFFLDTYLWYIICNCIFSIILSFSLGTSILTPWKNIYSRLPKRIHSKILATSEMDVKYKPKILVSQIWNAMIISMYREHLLSIEHVQRLLYQQVDSANMNKRTLKSPTFFVAQDDSTFKSMDFFPENSEAERRISFFAQSLSTPISEPIPVECMPTFTVLIPHYSEKILLSLKEIIKEESTKSRITLLEYLKYLYPTEWECFVRDTKLIAVENCSINNDQGESESEVLKEGLLGVSKEYDDRSKFFQAKIEDLPYHCMGFTNSDPEYTLRTRIWASLRFQTLYRTVSGFMNYSKAIKLLYRIENPTIIQKYGADFELLEEELDRLSREKFRMVVAMQRLKKFDRHEREAAEFLLKAYPDMCISYLEEVPQENGEAIFYSCLIDGHCDFEDTTGERKPQFKIRLSGNPILGDGKSDNQNHSLIFYRGEYIQVIDANQDNYLEECLKIRSILGEFEELDLDQSMPYIPGVDSGGDAPIAIVGAREYIFSENIGVLGDIAAGKEQTFGTLFARTLAEIGGKLHYGHPDFLNGIFMTTRGGISKAQKGLHLNEDIYAGMTAVCRGGRIKHSDYYQCGKGRDLGFGSIMNFTTKIGAGMGEQLLSREYYYLGTQLPIDRFLSFFYAHAGFHLNNLFITMSVQIFFILLINLGSLNHEVIRCEYNKDLPITDLERPIGCYNILPVLHWVNIFVLSIFIVFFIAFAPLLIQELLEKGAWKAFSRLIHHLFSLAPLFEVFVCQIYARSLLTNVTFGGAKYISTGRGFAITRLDFPELYSKFANTSIYAGSKIFLMLLFATVSMWQPALLWFWITVVSMCLAPFLFNPHQFAFTDFFVDYRNFIHWLSRGNSKYERKSWIEHVRSSRAVFTGYKRKIVGDISEESASETRRAQISDVFAAEVIIPLLTAGLSFTAYTFINAQTGVPSATATSAVIRLGIVTFLPIFVNFIVLFVCFQLSFFAAPLLSLCCKKVGATIAAIVHGFAVVIYLITFEVMWCLEGWSFTRALTLLIACISIQNFVFKVITIFFLTREYRNNKSQLAWWSGKWFTTGIGWIAVLQPSRELFVKTIECSLFAGDFILGHLILFVQLPLVFTPFVNYWHSMMLFWMKPKSLISNKLAYTKKQKLRRRRIVQKYLPIHCLILFLFIGLLVAPFYTAKNLPLGPDTFKNSFLDGLIQPKSQDNNDTGTRAPSYILTTTPPMPVFRTVR; this is encoded by the coding sequence ATGGAAGACGAGCAGTTCTCTGCGTGGTATCATGACGGCGAGGCGCCGGTTACCAGAACCGAACTCCGGGACATCTTCGACGATCTGGCGCGCAAGTTTGGGTTCCAGCAATCGTCGAAGGAAAACATGCAGCAGCATATGCTAGCGCAGCTTGActcgcgggcgcggcgcTCCAGTGCAAGGACCGCGCTAACATCTCTTCACGCGTCGTACATCGGAGGCGACGAAGcgaatttcaaaaagtggTATTTTGCCGCGCAGCTCGATCTGGATGAGGAGATCGGGTTCCAAAACTTAAAGCTGCACGGAAAAGCGCGCAAGCGCAATCTCAAGCACGCTAAGGAGCGCGGGGTGTCCATCGAAGAGCAAATCCGCTTGTGGAAGGAGCAGGAAGAGGAGTTCGCGAATAGCCACCCGAAGCTACCCTTCACGCAGACCCAGCCCAAAATCAACGAGAGTTTTGCAACTGCAGACTACAAGTGGAAGCTGCGGATGCGCGACCTGGAGCCTGGCCAGATGGCCCGGCAGCTTGCGCTGTATTTTTTGTGCTGGGGAGAGGCAAACCAGATTCGGTTCACTCCTGAGTGTCTGTGtttcattttcaagtgCGCCCTGGACCACGATGTGAGTGAAGCGGACGTATGCCAGGCTAGTAAGCCTGAGTTCTCCTACCTCGATGACATAATAACGCCGCTTTACCGCTTCCTGCGCTCCCAAGTATATCACGTGGACGAAACCAATGGCAAGATGACTAGACTCGAAAAAGATCATAAGGACATCATCGGCTATGATGACGTGAACCAGCTTTTTTGGTACCCCGAGGGCATCGAGAGGCTGGTTCTTGAATCGGGGGAGCGCCTGATTGACAAGCCGTCGCACGAGAGATACTTGAGTCTAAAAGATGTCCTGTGGTCCAAGGCTTTCTACAAAACCTACAAAGAAACCAGAACGTGGATGCATTGCGCAACAAACTTCAATCGCATATGGATAATTCACCTTTCTACGTTCTGGTTCTTTACCTCATTCAACGCGCCAACGCTGTACACTAAGGACTACGTTCAGCTCCTCAATAACCCACCTACACGGCAGGCGAGGTTGTCTGCAGTTGCATTGGGCGGTACCTTAACGTGTATCATCCAGATAGTAGCCACGCTATTTGAATGGAGTTTTGTACCAAGGAAGTGGCCTGGTGGCCAGCATCTGACCCGACGCATGATAGCGCTATTGGTCTGCTTGGCAATCAATTTTGCGCCGTCTGTTTAcgtttttgggtttttcgATTTGGATGTTCACTCAACTTACGCATACACAGCATCGATAATTCAGCTCATAATTGCGATTGTGACAACATTTTTCTTCGCCATAAGGCCCTTAGGGGGGCTGTTTGAATCGTACCTGTTCAAAGGtcgcaaaaaaagaagatACACATCTTCTCAGACTTTCACGGCACAATTTCCTAAGCTCATGGGTAGAAGTCGGTGGTTTTCGTGGGGCCTGTggttttttgttttcctcggAAAGTTCATAGAATCAtatttcttcttgaccCTATCTCTGCGAGATCCCATTCGAGTTCTTTCTATCATGGATATGAGTAGGTGCAATGGAGACTCATTACTGGGATCGCATCTCTGCCGCTTGCAGCCCAAGATTACACTAATAATCATGATACTGACCGACCTCGTGTTATTTTTTCTGGATACTTACCTTTGGTACATCATATGCAACTGCATATTCTCAATAATATTGTCGTTTTCTCTCGGAACATCGATCTTGACGCCCTGGAAGAATATTTACTCCAGACTTCCAAAGCGGATTCATTCTAAAATTCTAGCAACTTCAGAAATGGATGTCAAATACAAGCCCAAAATTCTTGTATCTCAGATTTGGAACGCGATGATAATATCGATGTATCGTGAGCACCTCCTTTCAATTGAGCATGTTCAAAGGCTTTTATATCAACAAGTGGATTCTGCAAACATGAATAAAAGAACCTTGAAGTCTCCTACTTTCTTTGTTGCCCAAGACGATTCAACTTTCAAGTCCATGGACTTTTTTCCAGAAAACTCAGAggcagaaagaagaatctCCTTTTTTGCACAGTCTTTGTCAACACCCATCTCTGAGCCTATTCCAGTTGAGTGCATGCCGACATTCACCGTTCTCATTCCTCATTACTCTGAAAAGAttctgttgagcttgaaagagattATAAAAGAGGAATCTACCAAGTCTCGGATAACCCTATTGGAGTATTTGAAGTACCTCTACCCAACTGAGTGGGAGTGCTTTGTTCGTGATACCAAATTGATAGCAGTGGAAAACTGCTCAATTAATAATGATCAAGGCGAGAGCGAAAGTGAGGTTCTGAAGGAAGGACTGTTAGGAGTCTCGAAAGAATATGACGAcagatcaaaatttttccaagCTAAGATCGAAGATTTGCCTTATCATTGCATGGGTTTCACTAACTCAGACCCTGAGTATACCCTGAGAACAAGAATTTGGGCCTCTTTACGTTTTCAGACACTTTATAGAACGGTCTCTGGTTTTATGAACTATTCGAAAGCTATAAAACTTCTCTACAGGATAGAGAACCCCACTATTATACAAAAATATGGTGCTGATTTTGAATTGCTCGAAGAGGAACTAGATCGGCTCTCAAGAGAAAAATTCAGGATGGTAGTTGCAATGCAAcggttgaagaaatttgatAGACATGAGAGAGAAGCCGCGGAATTCTTACTTAAGGCTTACCCAGATATGTGCATTTCGTACCTTGAAGAGGTTCCCCAGGAAAACGGCGAGGCAATATTTTATTCTTGTTTAATCGATGGTCACTGCGATTTCGAAGATACAACCGGAGAAAGAAAACCTCAATTCAAAATACGTCTTTCTGGAAACCCTATTCTCGGAGACGGTAAATCCGACAATCAAAATCACTCTCTGATATTCTACCGCGGGGAGTACATTCAGGTGATAGACGCAAATCAAGACAACTATCTTGAAGAATGTCTCAAGATCAGATCTATTTTGGGTGaattcgaagaacttgatttAGACCAAAGCATGCCATATATTCCTGGCGTTGATTCCGGAGGCGATGCACCCATCGCGATTGTTGGCGCTCGGGAATACATTTTCTCTGAAAACATAGGGGTCTTAGGGGATATAGCTGCTGGAAAAGAGCAAACCTTTGGAACTTTGTTTGCTAGGACTTTGGCAGAAATCGGGGGAAAACTTCACTATGGACATccagactttttgaatggtATTTTCATGACTACAAGGGGGggaatttcaaaagctcaaaaggGATTGCATTTAAATGAAGACATTTATGCGGGAATGACAGCAGTGTGTCGTGGAGGCAGGATAAAACATAGCGATTACTATCAATGCGGAAAAGGAAGGGATTTAGGGTTCGGATCAATTATGAACTTCACCACCAAAATAGGAGCAGGAATGGGCGAACAGTTATTATCTCGAGAGTATTATTATCTAGGAACTCAGCTACCCATTGATCGTTTCCTTTCCTTTTTTTATGCGCATGCGGGGTTTCACTTAAACAACCTTTTCATAACAATGTCGGTACAGATTTTCTTTATCCTACTCATCAATCTGGGATCACTCAATCATGAAGTTATTCGGTGCGAGTACAATAAAGACCTTCCAATAACAGATCTGGAGAGGCCAATTGGATGTTACAACATTTTGCCAGTTTTGCATTGGGTGAACATCTTTGTGCTGTCCATTtttattgttttctttATCGCTTTTGCTCCTCTATTGATCCAAGAACTGTTAGAAAAGGGCGCTTGGAAGGCATTTTCTAGACTAATTCACCATTTGTTTTCGCTCGCTCCACTTTTCGAGGTTTTTGTCTGCCAAATTTACGCAAGGTCACTTCTCACAAATGTAACATTCGGTGGTGCCAAATACATATCGACAGGGAGAGGATTTGCCATTACAAGACTCGACTTCCCTGAGCTGTACTCAAAATTCGCTAATACATCAATTTACGCGGggtcaaaaatatttttgatgctctTGTTTGCTACAGTTTCGATGTGGCAGCCCGCACTATTGTGGTTCTGGATAACGGTGGTCTCCATGTGTTTAGCGCCCTTTCTTTTCAATCCACATCAGTTTGCATTCACTGACTTTTTTGTGGACTACAGAAATTTCATCCACTGGCTTTCTCGGGgaaattcaaaatatgAAAGGAAGTCATGGATTGAGCATGTGAGAAGTTCCCGAGCAGTCTTCACAGGCTATAAACGCAAAATCGTTGGTGACATATCTGAAGAAAGCGCTTCTGAAACAAGAAGAGCACAAATTTCAGACGTTTTTGCTGCCGAAGTCATCATTCCTTTGCTCACTGCCGGCCTCAGCTTCACTGCATACACATTCATCAATGCACAAACCGGCGTACCTTCAGCTACAGCCACAAGCGCGGTCATACGACTTGGAATTGTAACCTTTTTGCCAATCTTTGTCAATTTCATTGTTTTGTTTGTATGCTTTCAGCTGTCTTTTTTTGCAGCTCCACTGCTGTCTCTGTGCTGTAAAAAAGTTGGAGCCACCATTGCTGCAATTGTCCATGGTTTTGCCGTTGTAATATATCTCATTACTTTTGAAGTTATGTGGTGTCTCGAAGGCTGGAGCTTCACAAGGGCTCTCACGCTCCTCATCGCCTGCATCAGCATTCAGAACTTTGTCTTCAAGGTCATCACAATATTCTTTTTGACTCGCGAGTACAGAAACAATAAATCTCAGCTGGCCTGGTGGTCTGGAAAATGGTTCACCACCGGGATCGGTTGGATTGCCGTCCTTCAACCTTCTAGGGAGCTGTTTGTCAAAACCATAGAGTGCAGCTTGTTCGCCGGCGACTTCATTTTAGGGcatttgattttgtttgtCCAGCTTCCTCTTGTGTTCACACCTTTTGTAAATTATTGGCATTCAATGATGTTGTTTTGGATGAAACCAAAAAGCTTAATATCCAACAAGCTTGCCTATacaaagaaacagaaacttCGAAGGAGGCGCATTGTACAAAAATATCTTCCAATCCACTGCCTTATTCTATTTTTGTTCATAGGGCTCCTTGTGGCCCCATTCTACACCGCGAAGAACCTTCCACTGGGTCCTGACACTTTTAAGAATTCGTTCTTGGATGGACTCATTCAGCCAAAGAGCCAGGACAACAATGACACTGGAACACGGGCTCCTTCTTACATTCTTACTACGACTCCTCCGATGCCAGTGTTTAGAACTGTTCGCTAG